The genomic stretch CCCGCGCCGAACGCGAAATCCTCACCACCCGTTCCACCGAGATCGCCGCCGCCACCGGCGCCCGCACCCTGGTCGAACTCGGCTCCGGCTCCTCCGAAAAAACCCGCCACCTCATCGCGGCCCTGACGGACCTGCACACCTATGTCCCGGTCGACGTCAGCGAATCCGCCCTCACCGCCGCCGGTGCATCCCTCCTGGCCCTCCACCCCACCCTGACCGTCCACGCCTTGGTGGCCGACTTCCAACAGGGCTTCGCCCTCCCCGGCACCCCCGGCCCGCGCCTCCTCGCCTTCCTGGGCGGCACCATAGGCAACCTCCTCCCCGAGGAACGAGCCACGTTCCTCCGCGCCGCCCACGACCTGTTGTCCCCCGGCGACGCGCTGCTCCTAGGCACCGACCTCGTCAAGGACGAGGCAACCCTCGTAGCCGCCTACGACGACCCAACAGGCGTAACCGCCGAGTTCAACAAGAACGTCCTCAACGTCATCAACCGAGAACTGGAGGCCGACTTCGACCCGGCGGACTTCGAGCATGTGGCGTTGTGGAACGCGGAGCAGGAATGGATCGAGATGCGGCTGCGCGCAAAGAAGGAATTGACCGTGAAGGTGCCGGCGCTGGATCTGGCGGTGCCGTTCGCGGAGGGTGAGGAGATCCGGACGGAGATCTCGGCGAAGTTCCGGGAGGAAGGCGTACGGGGGGAACTGGGCGCCGCCGGGTTCAAGATGAGCCGGTGGTGGACAGATGAGGCGGAGAGGTTCGGGGTTGCGTTGGCTGTGCGGGGCGGATGAGACGAAGGGTGGGGTGATGGGCGAACTTGGACGGTGGCCGACCTCTATCGTCTGCATACCTT from Streptomyces albofaciens JCM 4342 encodes the following:
- the egtD gene encoding L-histidine N(alpha)-methyltransferase, with product MSPLTVTRTLPADATTAALRADVAHGLTRTPKQLPPKWFYDARGSELFDEITTLPDYYPTRAEREILTTRSTEIAAATGARTLVELGSGSSEKTRHLIAALTDLHTYVPVDVSESALTAAGASLLALHPTLTVHALVADFQQGFALPGTPGPRLLAFLGGTIGNLLPEERATFLRAAHDLLSPGDALLLGTDLVKDEATLVAAYDDPTGVTAEFNKNVLNVINRELEADFDPADFEHVALWNAEQEWIEMRLRAKKELTVKVPALDLAVPFAEGEEIRTEISAKFREEGVRGELGAAGFKMSRWWTDEAERFGVALAVRGG